The Sedimentisphaera salicampi genome includes a region encoding these proteins:
- the tadA gene encoding tRNA adenosine(34) deaminase TadA, producing the protein MQDITIQAKKPDEHYMLEAIKQAQIAEESGDVPIGACIEYEGRIIARACNQRELLKDPTAHAEMIAITQASEYIGSWRLHGCTLYVTLEPCTMCAGAMVLARMDRLVYACDDPKTGAARSLYNIVQDERLNHRLEVKRGVLEDPCSMMLSDFFKRRREQIAENKKLQKDND; encoded by the coding sequence ATGCAGGACATTACGATTCAGGCTAAAAAGCCGGACGAACATTATATGCTTGAGGCAATAAAACAGGCACAGATTGCCGAGGAATCCGGCGATGTGCCGATTGGAGCCTGCATCGAGTATGAGGGCAGAATTATTGCCCGTGCCTGCAACCAGCGGGAGCTGCTGAAAGACCCGACAGCCCACGCAGAAATGATCGCCATAACTCAGGCTTCCGAATATATCGGCTCCTGGAGGCTTCACGGCTGTACGCTATATGTTACGCTTGAGCCATGTACGATGTGTGCCGGAGCGATGGTTCTTGCGAGAATGGATAGGCTCGTTTACGCCTGCGACGATCCCAAAACTGGGGCAGCCCGTTCTCTGTACAATATAGTGCAGGATGAAAGGCTGAACCACAGACTTGAGGTTAAGAGAGGGGTTCTTGAAGACCCCTGTTCTATGATGCTTTCAGATTTTTTCAAAAGAAGACGTGAGCAGATAGCTGAGAATAAAAAGCTTCAGAAAGATAATGATTAA
- a CDS encoding M20 family metallopeptidase, translated as MKKLLRKLIEANSTAEKGELEAAKVLKDFFVKQNIDCEIDQWDENRANVTAKIKGEKSDGAILIAGHLDVVPALKNSWHSSPFTLTEEGGHLFGRGTADMKGPLAAAASAMAKTAENKTAKRDIIFTATAGEETNSCGILRFAEKEKHLEGRLRGIIVPEPTDLKLVTAHKGLLWLMLKTTGKTAHGSIPHEGENAVVKMAEAVHRLSNIKFTNQTHPLLGESTISINKISGGSAANVVPDECRIWADIRLLPGQSKDVALKEISRLLEGVNFEAETKRYVDAFETEPDDDFVKELETLSSCKPETIFFTTDAPYLKQLSKSIAVIGPGKPNMCHKPDESITEDELIKGRDFYADALNCFAFED; from the coding sequence ATGAAAAAACTGCTCAGAAAACTTATTGAAGCAAACTCCACCGCTGAAAAGGGCGAGTTAGAAGCTGCTAAGGTTCTCAAAGACTTCTTCGTCAAGCAGAATATAGACTGCGAAATAGACCAGTGGGATGAAAACCGCGCAAACGTTACCGCCAAAATTAAAGGTGAAAAATCAGACGGAGCTATCCTCATTGCAGGCCATCTGGATGTTGTGCCGGCGTTAAAGAACTCTTGGCACAGCTCGCCTTTTACTCTAACAGAAGAAGGCGGACACCTATTTGGAAGAGGCACAGCCGATATGAAAGGCCCTCTGGCCGCAGCAGCTTCTGCAATGGCGAAAACAGCAGAAAACAAAACTGCCAAGAGAGATATTATATTCACGGCCACAGCTGGCGAGGAGACCAACAGCTGCGGAATACTGCGTTTTGCCGAAAAGGAAAAGCATCTTGAAGGAAGACTGAGAGGCATAATAGTCCCTGAGCCAACCGATCTGAAGCTGGTTACAGCACACAAGGGGCTTCTCTGGCTAATGCTCAAAACTACCGGAAAAACAGCTCACGGCTCTATACCCCATGAGGGCGAGAATGCTGTTGTAAAAATGGCTGAGGCTGTTCATCGCCTTTCAAATATAAAATTCACTAACCAAACACATCCACTGCTCGGAGAGTCAACAATCAGCATTAACAAGATAAGCGGCGGCTCAGCAGCGAATGTAGTTCCCGATGAATGCCGAATCTGGGCAGACATACGCCTTTTGCCAGGCCAGAGCAAAGATGTAGCTCTGAAAGAAATCAGCAGACTTCTTGAAGGTGTTAACTTCGAAGCTGAAACCAAAAGATACGTTGATGCATTTGAAACAGAGCCTGATGATGATTTTGTTAAAGAGCTTGAAACGCTCTCCTCTTGCAAACCCGAAACGATATTCTTCACAACCGACGCCCCATACCTAAAGCAGTTAAGTAAATCTATAGCAGTGATTGGTCCAGGGAAACCGAATATGTGCCACAAGCCGGATGAAAGCATTACTGAAGATGAATTGATCAAAGGCAGGGATTTCTATGCAGATGCCCTGAACTGCTTTGCATTTGAAGACTGA
- a CDS encoding TatD family hydrolase, which produces MRLIDHHAHLTSEQYQGRLDEIIQRAAESGVEKIITVGTELKDSHDSFEIARKFENVFFTAGFHPHEAKSADDQSIEQIRLLLREDKAAALGEIGLDYYYEFSSRDQQKEAFLRQLEIAAEENIPVVIHSRDAFDDTAEILSKYSQKLPAVVIHCFGEGPEQAEYCLRQGWFVSFTGVVTFKNAEKTRQAAAVVPPERLLVETDCPYMSPAPLRKYKTNEPSFIVHIARKLAEVKGVEENQMSENLSQNAESVFRI; this is translated from the coding sequence ATGAGATTGATAGACCACCACGCACATCTAACTTCTGAACAGTATCAGGGCAGGCTTGATGAGATTATCCAGAGGGCAGCCGAGTCAGGAGTAGAGAAGATTATCACAGTTGGAACTGAGCTTAAGGACAGCCATGATTCGTTTGAGATAGCCAGAAAATTTGAGAATGTTTTTTTTACAGCCGGCTTCCATCCACACGAGGCAAAATCAGCGGATGACCAAAGCATTGAACAGATAAGACTCCTCCTTCGGGAGGACAAAGCGGCAGCTTTAGGCGAAATCGGCCTTGATTACTACTACGAATTTTCATCCAGAGACCAGCAGAAAGAAGCATTCCTCCGTCAGCTCGAAATTGCGGCAGAAGAAAATATACCTGTCGTAATTCATTCAAGAGACGCATTTGATGACACAGCAGAAATCCTTTCAAAATACTCACAAAAACTGCCAGCTGTTGTCATTCACTGTTTCGGTGAAGGGCCTGAGCAGGCGGAGTATTGTCTAAGGCAGGGCTGGTTTGTGTCTTTTACAGGTGTAGTTACATTCAAGAATGCAGAGAAAACTCGTCAGGCCGCTGCCGTTGTTCCCCCTGAACGGCTTCTGGTTGAAACCGACTGCCCCTATATGTCTCCGGCTCCGCTCCGAAAATATAAAACTAATGAGCCGTCTTTTATCGTTCATATCGCCAGAAAGCTTGCTGAGGTAAAGGGGGTTGAGGAAAATCAGATGTCCGAGAATCTTTCGCAAAATGCTGAGTCAGTGTTCAGAATCTGA
- the lon gene encoding endopeptidase La produces the protein MKKNSFDLLEMDEIDEIISEENGRHSEPPEDQQLPEEMKLLPVRNAVSFPGTVVPLAIGRDRSLALLDELDSEEEIIGLITQKKSEVENPKAKDIYDIGTAVSILKVIRSPGGGATTVIVHGLTRFRIDEVIQTDPFIKARVSRVESKGRVTKKLKAMMVNVKKMAIKVASLSPNAPEEASLVIENIDDPGSLADFVAATLNVSTKEKQEFLEEESFNKRLQKVSVSLANQLELLELSDKIHGEVRQAIDKTQREYFLQEQLKAIQSELGHDDKMQGDLNSLSEKVKNTGMPEKVESEILKDVERLKSIPQASPEYSVIRNYVEWACDLPWKIQTEDAIDIERAEQILERDHYGLKKVKKRILEFLSVRKLNPEGKSPILCLVGPPGVGKTSLGKSIANALNRKFIRISLGGMRDEAEIRGHRKTYIGAMPGRILQEIRKSGSNNPVFMLDELDKIGQDFRGDPASALLEVLDPEQNNTFTDYYLDQPFDLSNVMFIGTANYTDPIPDPLYDRMETIELPGYTQVEKLNIAKKYLVKRQVQENGLKQSQFSIRDEAINLLIEGYTSEAGVRSLERQIAAMCRAAATKVARDEAKKLTVTKKKVGEVLGPVKYESEIRNRTGKPGVATGLAWTPYGGEILFIESLSVPGKGDLTITGQIGDVMEESAKAAYSYIKSVAPKNKIDNDTFKDYDYHIHVPAGAVPKDGPSAGVGMFASLFSLVLGKKIRADLAMTGEISLQGNVLPIGGLKEKVLAAKMAGIKTVVLPYRNKKDMPEVPEEAKKDMEFVFVKRVNELKKFIFAE, from the coding sequence ATGAAGAAAAACAGTTTTGATCTCTTAGAGATGGATGAGATAGACGAAATAATTTCTGAGGAAAACGGAAGACATTCCGAGCCTCCTGAAGATCAGCAGCTGCCTGAGGAGATGAAGCTGCTGCCGGTTAGGAATGCTGTATCGTTTCCCGGTACAGTTGTGCCTCTTGCAATTGGCAGAGACCGCAGCCTTGCTCTCTTGGATGAGCTGGATTCTGAGGAAGAAATAATCGGCCTGATTACGCAGAAAAAATCTGAGGTGGAAAACCCAAAGGCTAAAGACATTTACGATATTGGAACCGCAGTCTCAATTCTGAAGGTGATTCGCTCTCCCGGCGGCGGTGCTACTACAGTTATAGTTCATGGCCTAACACGATTCAGGATTGATGAAGTTATCCAGACCGATCCATTCATAAAGGCAAGAGTAAGCAGGGTTGAGTCCAAAGGACGGGTTACCAAGAAACTCAAGGCTATGATGGTGAACGTTAAGAAAATGGCCATCAAGGTTGCCTCTCTCAGCCCTAATGCGCCGGAAGAGGCTTCTCTTGTGATTGAGAATATTGACGATCCGGGCTCACTTGCCGATTTTGTAGCCGCTACACTTAACGTATCTACTAAAGAGAAGCAGGAATTTCTTGAAGAGGAGAGCTTCAACAAGAGGCTACAGAAGGTCTCTGTAAGCCTTGCAAATCAGCTTGAGCTTCTTGAGCTGAGCGATAAGATCCACGGTGAGGTGCGTCAGGCCATAGACAAAACCCAGCGTGAATATTTTCTGCAGGAACAGCTCAAGGCTATTCAGTCTGAGCTTGGGCATGATGATAAGATGCAGGGTGATTTGAACTCGCTTTCTGAGAAGGTGAAAAATACCGGTATGCCCGAGAAGGTTGAAAGCGAGATCCTCAAAGACGTTGAAAGGCTCAAAAGCATTCCGCAGGCCTCGCCGGAATACAGCGTTATAAGAAACTATGTGGAATGGGCGTGCGATCTGCCCTGGAAGATTCAAACCGAAGACGCTATTGACATAGAAAGAGCCGAGCAGATTCTCGAACGTGATCACTACGGCCTAAAAAAGGTCAAAAAGAGGATCCTTGAGTTTCTCTCAGTACGCAAGCTCAACCCCGAGGGCAAGAGCCCGATTCTATGTTTGGTAGGGCCTCCGGGCGTTGGTAAAACTAGCCTCGGTAAGTCAATCGCAAACGCACTGAACAGGAAATTCATTAGAATAAGCCTCGGCGGCATGAGAGATGAGGCGGAAATAAGAGGGCACAGAAAAACCTATATCGGAGCTATGCCCGGAAGAATACTTCAGGAGATTCGCAAATCAGGCTCAAACAATCCTGTGTTTATGCTTGATGAGCTTGATAAGATAGGGCAGGATTTCCGGGGAGATCCTGCGTCTGCACTCTTGGAGGTGCTTGATCCAGAGCAGAACAATACTTTTACCGATTATTATCTTGACCAGCCGTTCGACCTTTCAAACGTTATGTTTATCGGAACGGCAAACTATACCGATCCAATTCCTGATCCCCTGTACGACAGGATGGAAACTATTGAACTGCCGGGCTACACTCAGGTGGAAAAGCTCAACATTGCAAAGAAGTATCTGGTTAAAAGGCAGGTGCAGGAAAACGGTCTCAAGCAAAGCCAGTTTTCAATAAGGGATGAAGCAATAAACCTGCTGATTGAAGGCTACACTTCTGAGGCGGGCGTTCGCTCTCTGGAAAGGCAAATTGCGGCTATGTGCAGAGCCGCAGCTACGAAGGTGGCGAGAGATGAGGCAAAGAAGCTCACCGTTACCAAGAAGAAGGTAGGCGAGGTGCTCGGGCCTGTTAAATATGAATCTGAGATAAGAAACAGGACTGGAAAACCCGGAGTTGCCACTGGCCTTGCTTGGACACCTTACGGAGGCGAGATACTTTTCATCGAATCACTCTCAGTTCCGGGAAAAGGAGACTTAACCATAACCGGTCAGATCGGAGATGTTATGGAAGAAAGCGCAAAGGCTGCCTACAGCTATATCAAGTCTGTAGCACCAAAGAATAAAATCGATAATGATACATTCAAAGATTATGATTATCATATTCACGTGCCTGCCGGGGCGGTTCCCAAAGATGGCCCGAGCGCAGGTGTCGGGATGTTCGCCTCCCTTTTCTCTCTTGTGTTGGGTAAGAAAATTAGAGCAGACCTTGCCATGACCGGCGAGATTTCCCTTCAGGGGAATGTACTGCCGATTGGCGGACTGAAAGAGAAGGTGCTGGCTGCTAAAATGGCGGGCATAAAAACCGTGGTGCTGCCTTACAGAAACAAAAAGGATATGCCGGAAGTTCCCGAAGAGGCAAAGAAAGATATGGAATTTGTTTTCGTTAAAAGGGTTAATGAGCTCAAAAAGTTTATCTTTGCTGAGTAA
- a CDS encoding DNA topoisomerase IV subunit A, translating into MEENKQQNVAQVIKDSAQDIHDKIVKSQKPTMTTPLRSLSNVAYHEKKGHFQMRGKSKIRTLTVGTVKTFAQTLKMMALSKELIDTDDMATKREAYYISKNWGEAGFDEQSESDTIMDDVEATFKINREKMKFFPEEKGGSVAGRLLVYDKDHEGSELEIDCTKFGSGAYSIPNAVEELEFKSKANFILAVETAGAFQRLLQYGFWDTNNCILISMGGVPTRACRRFIRRLSESLEIPVYAFVDGDPYGYFNIYRTLKVGSGNAAHLSEFFCVPGAKFLGVTPQDIIDYNLPTHKLKEIDIKRAKDALKNDPFVKHYKQWQKAINQMLKMGVRVEQQAFAKHSLDFVVNEYLPEKLANPNKFLP; encoded by the coding sequence ATGGAAGAAAACAAACAGCAAAATGTTGCGCAGGTGATAAAGGATTCTGCGCAGGACATACACGATAAAATTGTAAAATCTCAGAAACCGACAATGACTACGCCTCTGCGGTCGCTCTCGAATGTGGCCTATCACGAAAAGAAAGGGCACTTCCAGATGCGCGGCAAGAGCAAAATACGTACGCTCACCGTGGGAACTGTGAAAACGTTCGCCCAAACTCTCAAGATGATGGCGCTTTCAAAGGAGCTTATCGATACAGACGATATGGCTACAAAGAGGGAGGCCTACTATATCTCCAAAAACTGGGGGGAAGCCGGCTTTGATGAGCAGTCTGAATCTGATACGATAATGGATGACGTTGAGGCCACCTTCAAGATAAACAGGGAGAAGATGAAATTCTTCCCTGAAGAGAAGGGCGGTTCAGTTGCAGGAAGGCTTCTTGTTTACGACAAAGACCATGAGGGCTCCGAGCTCGAGATAGACTGCACAAAATTCGGCTCAGGGGCTTATTCAATCCCAAACGCAGTTGAAGAGCTGGAATTCAAGAGCAAGGCCAATTTTATCCTTGCCGTCGAAACAGCGGGCGCATTCCAGAGGCTCCTTCAGTACGGCTTCTGGGACACGAATAACTGCATACTGATAAGTATGGGAGGCGTTCCAACGAGGGCTTGCAGACGTTTTATCAGAAGGCTTTCTGAATCGCTTGAGATTCCAGTTTACGCATTCGTCGATGGTGATCCATACGGATACTTCAATATCTACCGTACGCTTAAAGTTGGTTCTGGGAATGCAGCGCATTTGAGCGAATTTTTCTGTGTTCCCGGAGCGAAATTCCTCGGAGTTACCCCGCAGGATATCATCGACTACAACCTGCCTACCCATAAGCTCAAAGAGATTGACATAAAACGCGCAAAAGACGCTCTCAAAAACGACCCGTTCGTGAAGCATTACAAGCAGTGGCAGAAGGCCATAAATCAAATGCTCAAAATGGGCGTACGTGTGGAGCAGCAGGCGTTCGCTAAACACAGCCTTGATTTTGTGGTAAATGAATATCTGCCCGAAAAACTTGCAAATCCGAATAAATTTTTGCCTTAG
- a CDS encoding MFS transporter — protein sequence MLTKSGRIQSAYRKHSIRSASASVIGKVIGSYCLLSQPLQLFVIDAGATDFYIGLINSSIWLGSPFFVMGIYVMYRLGKRKALLYCSGVVSSILALPIVFAPLIHHYKLMPDSTMLYVVFSAAVLHSIFESLGGASWFPMLQDNVPRRAAGKFFGLFRRRWQIALMIGTFLISFFLGEEPEWWRFFAVFAVGELFFLSKIISLSGIAEKPLSEENKNISPLRTVISVLKNKPVRDLCIYICIYNIAAYMPFAFFVKFLKTEGALSGSIIAATAMVPLGAIISLKFWGIVCDKYGNRSVFTFSHIGMIITLLLWCFISTGIISKIMFFILFCTWSIFQAGNGVAQTRHMFYVTPQHNQAQISILNLIFSLSIALGSLLGGLFLSGLTNIFPGLESTSMSYRLLFAFSAILCIVPHLLLGSVSLEQDWRGRKVFVMLIASMKATIGSFVITKSNEDQ from the coding sequence GTGCTTACTAAATCCGGAAGAATACAATCTGCATACCGAAAACACTCGATAAGATCCGCTTCGGCATCAGTTATCGGCAAAGTAATAGGCAGCTACTGCCTTCTTTCTCAGCCCCTGCAGCTTTTTGTGATTGATGCGGGTGCAACTGATTTCTACATCGGCTTGATCAACTCTTCTATATGGCTTGGAAGCCCCTTTTTCGTTATGGGTATATATGTTATGTACCGCTTAGGCAAACGGAAGGCTCTTCTTTACTGTTCCGGGGTGGTCTCGAGTATTTTGGCTCTGCCAATTGTGTTCGCCCCTTTGATCCATCATTACAAGCTGATGCCCGATTCGACCATGCTGTATGTCGTTTTTTCTGCTGCTGTTCTTCATTCAATTTTTGAGAGTTTGGGCGGGGCGTCATGGTTCCCAATGCTTCAGGATAATGTGCCCAGAAGGGCAGCGGGCAAATTTTTCGGTCTCTTCCGAAGAAGATGGCAAATTGCACTGATGATCGGCACTTTTCTTATTTCTTTCTTCTTGGGGGAAGAGCCTGAATGGTGGAGGTTTTTTGCTGTTTTCGCAGTGGGCGAACTGTTTTTTCTTAGTAAAATAATATCACTGAGCGGGATCGCTGAAAAACCGCTAAGCGAAGAAAACAAAAATATAAGCCCTCTAAGAACAGTAATCTCAGTGCTGAAAAATAAACCGGTAAGGGATTTGTGTATTTATATCTGTATATACAACATCGCTGCCTATATGCCCTTTGCATTTTTTGTTAAGTTTCTGAAAACCGAAGGTGCGCTGAGCGGGTCTATCATCGCCGCTACTGCAATGGTGCCTCTGGGGGCAATTATCAGCCTGAAATTCTGGGGGATTGTCTGCGATAAATACGGCAACCGTTCAGTCTTTACATTTTCTCATATTGGCATGATAATTACGCTGCTCCTCTGGTGTTTTATTTCAACGGGAATAATATCAAAGATTATGTTCTTCATTCTTTTCTGCACTTGGAGCATATTTCAGGCGGGAAACGGAGTTGCCCAGACAAGACATATGTTCTACGTTACCCCTCAGCACAATCAGGCTCAAATTTCAATCCTGAACTTGATTTTTTCTCTTTCGATAGCTCTGGGCTCGCTTTTGGGAGGCCTCTTTCTGAGCGGATTAACAAATATATTTCCCGGGTTAGAATCTACATCAATGAGTTACCGATTGCTCTTTGCTTTTTCAGCCATTCTCTGCATCGTTCCACATCTGCTTCTTGGCTCCGTTTCTCTTGAACAAGACTGGCGGGGTAGGAAGGTATTTGTTATGCTCATTGCTTCTATGAAAGCAACAATAGGTTCATTTGTTATAACTAAATCAAACGAAGATCAATAA
- a CDS encoding secondary thiamine-phosphate synthase enzyme YjbQ: MKYEHQVFRVATNRRCQMKDITQPVMDFIRQTGIKNGRVTVYCPHTTAAITTNENADPDVQRDILLALEKQFPKDMQGFKHCEGNSDGHIKSSLIGVSEDYIISEGAIALGTWQSIFFCEFDGPRTRKFMALVEGS, translated from the coding sequence ATGAAATACGAACATCAAGTTTTTCGCGTTGCCACAAACAGGCGGTGTCAGATGAAGGATATTACGCAGCCGGTAATGGATTTTATCAGGCAGACCGGGATAAAAAACGGCAGGGTAACTGTTTACTGCCCCCATACAACCGCCGCTATAACAACAAATGAGAACGCAGATCCGGATGTCCAGCGGGATATCCTGCTCGCTCTTGAGAAACAGTTTCCGAAGGATATGCAGGGCTTCAAGCACTGCGAGGGCAATTCAGACGGTCATATAAAGTCTTCTCTGATTGGGGTGAGCGAGGATTACATAATTTCAGAAGGAGCGATTGCCCTTGGAACGTGGCAGAGCATTTTTTTCTGCGAATTTGACGGGCCGCGGACAAGGAAGTTTATGGCACTTGTAGAAGGATCTTAA
- a CDS encoding glycoside hydrolase family 16 protein produces the protein MKKGFCIVGAALLLFAQGYVSASIDDSTPPSSQPASGGRGWELIWSDEFNGQELDSSKWSRQVSTKSRNPRWDKGIHDWWWKADNAFLDGNGKLILRAEKHDWNTLYCGSINTNNIYEPQYGYFEVRMKAADTSKAVHTAFWFQGDNMGDIDGSGADGAEIDVFESAWVGDFTKSVVHIDGYGSNKQANTKRWNAPGIHSGFHTYGLEWTEDYLKIYYDGQLKTQYTNAKWIPQVGEYIWLSDGASFGDGDFQSQQNGFLTDAEVEYVRVWQKDTSGEQITNDSGQAVQYSEGWGSWSGNPGYQNDSHYCNTPWKWAEFTFTGTKAVYYGFKRNDLGIARIYLDSILQTTVDCYSSQPEYFVPLYETPWLPYGTHTLMVRVINEKNPASSGNEIIIDAFGSFNEYTADLNEDQKVDLLDFSGLALGWQDNYNLQQLSELTAQWLLE, from the coding sequence ATGAAAAAGGGCTTTTGTATTGTCGGAGCAGCTTTGTTGCTGTTTGCGCAAGGTTATGTATCCGCATCAATTGATGATTCAACTCCGCCTTCCTCACAGCCTGCCTCAGGCGGCAGGGGCTGGGAGCTCATCTGGAGCGATGAATTCAACGGGCAAGAGCTGGACAGTTCAAAATGGAGCAGGCAGGTAAGTACGAAAAGCCGGAATCCGAGATGGGATAAGGGAATCCACGACTGGTGGTGGAAAGCGGACAATGCTTTTCTCGATGGAAATGGAAAGCTTATACTGCGAGCCGAAAAACACGACTGGAACACCCTTTACTGCGGATCTATTAATACCAACAATATCTATGAGCCCCAATACGGATATTTCGAAGTCCGGATGAAAGCTGCCGACACCTCAAAGGCCGTGCATACTGCATTCTGGTTTCAGGGCGATAATATGGGCGATATTGACGGTTCAGGAGCGGACGGGGCTGAGATAGATGTGTTCGAATCGGCTTGGGTTGGAGATTTTACCAAATCCGTTGTTCATATTGACGGCTACGGCAGTAATAAGCAGGCAAATACAAAACGATGGAATGCCCCGGGCATTCACTCAGGCTTCCATACCTACGGACTCGAATGGACAGAAGACTATCTCAAGATTTATTACGACGGCCAACTCAAAACGCAGTACACTAACGCAAAATGGATTCCGCAGGTTGGCGAGTATATATGGCTCTCTGATGGAGCGAGCTTTGGGGACGGCGATTTTCAATCCCAGCAGAATGGTTTTTTGACCGACGCAGAAGTTGAATATGTACGAGTATGGCAGAAAGACACCTCTGGCGAGCAGATAACCAACGATTCGGGACAGGCAGTTCAATATTCAGAAGGCTGGGGAAGCTGGTCGGGTAATCCGGGCTATCAAAATGATTCCCATTACTGCAACACTCCTTGGAAATGGGCTGAATTTACATTTACTGGCACAAAGGCAGTTTATTACGGCTTCAAGCGGAATGACCTCGGAATCGCCCGTATTTACTTAGATTCAATACTCCAAACGACAGTAGACTGCTATTCCAGCCAACCGGAATACTTTGTCCCGCTCTATGAAACCCCGTGGCTTCCCTACGGAACGCATACTTTAATGGTGAGGGTAATCAATGAAAAAAATCCTGCAAGCTCTGGAAATGAGATAATAATTGATGCCTTCGGGAGCTTCAATGAATACACTGCAGACTTAAACGAAGACCAAAAAGTAGATTTGCTCGATTTCAGCGGATTAGCTCTCGGATGGCAGGATAACTATAATCTCCAGCAGCTCAGCGAACTTACAGCACAATGGCTGTTGGAATAG
- a CDS encoding NAD(P)H-hydrate epimerase, translated as MQNSKHLTREQVQDYDRKAMEEKGIPGMILMENAGRSCAEKCIELAGGKPDFSAVVFAGGGNNGGDGFVAARHLNLCGAEVSVMLAADETKISGDAGENLKIIKKMGLPVHNVLDTEKIREMIYNSDVIIDAMLGTGFSGSLREPLKGIISMINDAGKKVLAVDIPSGMNCNTGEVEDIAVKAETTVTFVARKKGFAADDAADYTGMVTVAGIGG; from the coding sequence ATGCAAAACAGTAAGCATCTCACCCGAGAACAGGTGCAGGACTACGACAGAAAAGCGATGGAGGAAAAGGGCATACCCGGGATGATTCTTATGGAAAACGCCGGCAGGAGCTGCGCTGAGAAATGCATAGAGCTGGCTGGCGGGAAACCTGATTTTTCTGCTGTGGTTTTCGCGGGCGGTGGAAACAACGGCGGCGACGGATTCGTTGCTGCAAGGCATCTGAATCTTTGCGGCGCGGAGGTTTCAGTAATGCTTGCAGCAGATGAGACCAAAATTTCAGGTGATGCTGGCGAGAATCTCAAGATAATAAAGAAAATGGGGCTGCCGGTACATAATGTTTTGGACACCGAAAAGATTCGTGAGATGATTTACAATTCAGATGTTATAATCGATGCGATGCTGGGAACCGGCTTCAGCGGCTCGCTTAGAGAGCCTTTAAAAGGAATAATAAGTATGATAAATGATGCTGGGAAGAAAGTGCTCGCTGTGGATATCCCCTCCGGGATGAACTGCAACACAGGAGAAGTGGAGGATATTGCGGTTAAGGCGGAGACAACTGTAACATTTGTTGCCCGTAAAAAGGGCTTTGCCGCGGATGATGCTGCTGATTATACTGGCATGGTTACTGTGGCAGGGATAGGCGGATAA
- the obgE gene encoding GTPase ObgE — translation MFIDEAKIFIKAGDGGDGCVSFRREKFLPKGGPDGGNGGEGGDVIFQASENVDTLTDFAGKHHWRAEDGMQGEGSNKTGADGSELLIEVPVGTLIFDSDTDILLKDLNISGNKVTICKGGKGGKGNKFFTSSIRQAPRIAEPGEEGQARNLRLELKLIADVGMVGLPNAGKSTLVSVCSKARPKIANYPFTTLNPVLGIAELSDYRRFVMADIPGLISGAHKGAGLGHEFLRHIERTKTIVHLIDICPLDGSDPAENYRQIREELEKYSPMLAEKKELVVVNKIDLLQSDEPIRELSSKLSGCEIVQVSAATKKGINELKERLWKHIQQEGKTD, via the coding sequence GTGTTTATAGATGAAGCAAAAATATTTATCAAGGCTGGAGACGGCGGAGACGGCTGCGTAAGTTTCAGGCGGGAGAAATTTCTCCCGAAGGGTGGACCCGACGGAGGAAACGGCGGAGAAGGCGGGGATGTAATTTTTCAAGCCTCGGAAAATGTTGATACCCTTACCGACTTTGCAGGCAAACATCATTGGCGTGCCGAAGACGGAATGCAGGGTGAGGGAAGCAATAAAACCGGAGCAGATGGAAGCGAGCTCTTGATAGAAGTGCCAGTGGGAACTTTGATTTTCGATTCTGATACCGATATACTCCTGAAAGACCTGAACATTTCAGGTAATAAGGTAACGATATGCAAAGGCGGAAAGGGCGGCAAAGGCAATAAATTCTTCACCAGCAGCATCAGGCAGGCTCCCCGTATTGCTGAGCCAGGTGAGGAAGGGCAGGCAAGGAATCTTCGCCTCGAGCTTAAGCTGATAGCCGATGTTGGTATGGTAGGGCTGCCCAATGCAGGCAAGAGTACGCTGGTTTCTGTATGCAGCAAGGCAAGGCCGAAGATAGCAAATTACCCGTTCACAACGCTCAATCCCGTTTTAGGAATTGCAGAGCTCAGCGATTATCGAAGGTTTGTAATGGCGGATATCCCCGGGCTTATCTCAGGAGCGCATAAAGGCGCCGGCCTCGGGCACGAATTCCTCCGCCATATCGAGAGAACAAAAACTATTGTCCATTTGATAGATATCTGCCCGTTAGACGGCTCAGACCCCGCAGAAAACTACAGACAAATACGCGAAGAGCTTGAGAAATACAGCCCTATGCTTGCTGAAAAGAAGGAGCTTGTAGTGGTGAACAAAATAGACCTGCTCCAGTCTGATGAGCCAATCAGAGAGCTGAGCAGCAAACTCAGCGGCTGCGAAATAGTTCAGGTTTCAGCTGCAACGAAAAAAGGCATCAATGAGCTGAAAGAAAGGCTCTGGAAACATATCCAGCAGGAAGGAAAAACGGATTAA